The following proteins are co-located in the Methanobacterium sp. genome:
- a CDS encoding 4Fe-4S dicluster domain-containing protein codes for MEKVLIQPEICDGCGDCEGACEKLHGTSRIMVREVEGAYYPIICQHCEDAPCMKICPVDAIDEGSIDSEKCIGCSLCMLICPFGAISIHERKAHKCSQCPDLDTPACVKACSKRAISIVDTEKMKLEKQAEHIKKLSGIGKKSKKKGLVSVLTHGTRAKDALK; via the coding sequence TTGGAAAAAGTATTGATTCAACCAGAGATTTGCGATGGATGTGGAGATTGTGAAGGAGCATGTGAAAAACTTCACGGCACATCAAGAATCATGGTAAGAGAAGTCGAAGGTGCTTATTACCCCATTATTTGTCAGCATTGTGAAGACGCTCCATGTATGAAAATCTGCCCTGTAGATGCAATTGATGAGGGATCAATTGACTCTGAAAAATGCATAGGATGTTCTCTATGTATGCTCATATGTCCATTTGGGGCAATTTCAATACATGAAAGAAAAGCACACAAATGCAGCCAGTGCCCTGATCTTGATACTCCAGCATGTGTTAAAGCATGTTCCAAAAGAGCCATTTCCATTGTAGATACTGAGAAAATGAAGCTAGAGAAACAGGCCGAACACATTAAAAAGTTATCAGGTATCGGTAAAAAGTCTAAAAAGAAAGGACTCGTAAGTGTTTTAACACACGGTACAAGGGCAAAGGATGCTCTTAAATAG
- the porB gene encoding pyruvate synthase subunit PorB, which yields MEVPEKEFLAAGHRGCAGCGATIGARLALKMLGENTVAVSATGCLEVITTPYPETSWNIPWIHVAFENAAAVASGVERALKAQGKDDVNVVVFAGDGGTADIGLQSLSGAMERGHNIIYICYDNEAYMNTGVQRSGATPYGASTTTSPHGKESFGEDKPKKNIPMIMAAHGVPYVATASISYPEDFMKKVKKATEIDGPAYIHLHQPCTTGWGYDPSKTIELGRLAVDTGSWLLYEIVDGEFKVTYKPLQRKPVNEYLEAQKRFRHLADEEKEKIQNYVDSICAELKI from the coding sequence ATGGAAGTACCTGAAAAAGAATTTCTTGCTGCTGGGCACAGAGGTTGTGCTGGATGTGGTGCTACCATAGGCGCAAGACTTGCACTTAAAATGCTAGGTGAAAACACTGTAGCAGTATCTGCAACAGGCTGTTTAGAAGTTATTACAACTCCATACCCTGAAACATCATGGAACATCCCATGGATCCATGTAGCATTTGAAAATGCTGCAGCGGTAGCATCAGGTGTTGAAAGAGCTCTCAAAGCACAGGGAAAAGATGATGTTAATGTAGTAGTATTTGCTGGAGATGGTGGAACAGCAGATATAGGGCTTCAATCTCTTTCAGGAGCTATGGAAAGGGGACATAATATAATTTACATATGTTACGATAACGAAGCTTACATGAACACTGGAGTCCAAAGAAGTGGTGCAACACCATACGGTGCATCAACAACCACATCACCACATGGAAAAGAAAGCTTTGGTGAAGATAAGCCAAAGAAAAACATTCCAATGATAATGGCAGCTCACGGTGTTCCTTACGTTGCAACAGCATCCATTTCATATCCTGAAGATTTCATGAAAAAGGTTAAAAAAGCAACCGAAATCGATGGACCTGCTTATATCCACCTCCACCAACCATGTACAACCGGATGGGGATACGATCCATCAAAAACCATAGAACTTGGAAGATTAGCTGTCGATACTGGTTCATGGTTGCTTTATGAAATTGTAGATGGGGAATTTAAAGTAACATACAAACCACTGCAGAGAAAACCTGTAAATGAATATTTAGAAGCTCAAAAACGGTTTAGACATCTTGCGGATGAAGAAAAAGAAAAGATCCAGAATTATGTGGACAGTATATGCGCTGAACTTAAAATATAG
- a CDS encoding 4Fe-4S binding protein: MRELISRPELCEDCSKCERECPQNAIRVIEGVAIHCLHCAPDRAPCLNICPEDAIEEIDGAIVVDEDACIGCGLCKTACPIGAIYINEEGIAKKCNLCIDQETPRCVLTCPTGGLKEDSSEMILDKREKVAKELERLRMIMRY; the protein is encoded by the coding sequence ATGAGAGAATTAATTTCACGACCAGAACTTTGCGAAGACTGCTCAAAATGTGAAAGGGAATGCCCTCAAAATGCAATAAGAGTTATAGAAGGAGTTGCAATCCACTGTTTACACTGTGCACCAGATAGGGCTCCCTGTTTAAACATATGCCCAGAAGATGCCATAGAAGAAATAGACGGTGCAATTGTAGTTGATGAAGACGCATGTATAGGATGCGGCCTCTGTAAAACTGCCTGCCCTATTGGAGCCATCTACATAAATGAAGAAGGTATTGCAAAGAAATGTAACCTGTGTATTGATCAGGAAACACCTCGCTGTGTACTCACATGCCCAACCGGCGGTCTGAAAGAAGATTCATCAGAAATGATATTAGATAAGCGTGAAAAAGTCGCTAAGGAACTTGAAAGACTTAGGATGATCATGAGGTACTGA